A region of Microbacterium suwonense DNA encodes the following proteins:
- a CDS encoding DUF2087 domain-containing protein: MPEKDVRPIIAALANPVAREAFARVVLGTASDSPARREERALDQLASAGLITATEGGWTVDETHLRSLLQQGAKRRPKDGPERFLTAGRIDRYPSQHGERDAFLRFLAPRVIGADETLSETALGARLEALTADIALLRRMLVDHGILDRDPAGTQYRLAG; the protein is encoded by the coding sequence ATGCCCGAGAAAGACGTGCGCCCGATCATCGCGGCGCTCGCGAACCCCGTGGCGCGGGAGGCGTTCGCGCGGGTCGTACTGGGCACCGCATCCGACTCTCCCGCTCGTCGCGAAGAGCGCGCACTCGACCAGCTCGCGTCTGCAGGTCTGATCACAGCGACCGAGGGCGGCTGGACCGTCGACGAGACGCACCTCCGCTCACTTCTGCAGCAGGGCGCGAAGCGCCGGCCGAAGGACGGGCCCGAGCGGTTCCTCACTGCCGGGCGCATCGATCGCTACCCGTCACAGCACGGCGAGCGCGACGCCTTCCTGCGATTCCTCGCACCTCGGGTGATCGGCGCGGACGAAACGCTCAGCGAGACCGCGCTCGGTGCGCGGCTCGAAGCGCTCACCGCAGATATCGCCCTCCTGCGCCGGATGCTCGTCGACCACGGCATCCTGGATCGCGATCCCGCCGGCACGCAGTACCGGCTCGCCGGCTGA
- a CDS encoding histidine--tRNA ligase has product MRDFLPADKVRRERVLAVIRERYRAHGFDEIETPVVEEHGRLHAGIGGDNEKLSYSILRRGMDADAIRAAADDPAALSDLGLRYDLTVPLARFYATNRGHLPTVFRAIQIGPVWRAERPQKGRYRQFVQCDIDIIGDESARAEAELIVASLDTIDALGLSGGIVRVNDRRALEWMLDSFGFTEQERPGVLITIDKLDKIGPDGVAAELRERGVTASAVDAFEAFLTRPQTLEYNAYGERQIRKALPAGAPDDIVAHLVGLGDAVVAARPDAGEPPLQYDPFLVRGMGYYTGTIFELAHPSVGYSLGGGGRYDGMIGRFLGQQVPAVGFSIGFERIVDLVAEQETDAAQAVVLVHDADVPVTELLAHKAALLRDGAVARVRVERRPKNLKALLERSAADGYTGFSSVRAGQESGSIEVKPLS; this is encoded by the coding sequence ATGCGCGACTTCCTCCCCGCTGACAAGGTCCGCCGCGAGCGCGTGCTCGCCGTCATCCGCGAGCGCTACCGCGCCCACGGCTTCGACGAGATCGAGACACCCGTCGTCGAGGAGCACGGCCGCCTGCACGCCGGCATCGGCGGGGACAACGAGAAGCTCTCGTACAGCATCCTTCGTCGCGGTATGGATGCCGATGCCATCCGCGCCGCAGCCGACGATCCGGCCGCTCTCAGTGATCTCGGCCTGCGCTACGACCTGACCGTGCCGCTCGCCCGGTTCTACGCGACCAACCGCGGGCACCTTCCGACGGTGTTCCGGGCGATCCAGATCGGCCCGGTCTGGCGTGCCGAGCGTCCGCAGAAGGGCCGCTACCGCCAGTTCGTGCAGTGCGACATCGACATCATCGGCGACGAGAGTGCGCGCGCCGAGGCCGAGCTGATCGTCGCGTCGCTCGACACCATCGATGCACTCGGGCTCTCCGGCGGCATCGTGCGCGTCAATGATCGGCGCGCACTGGAGTGGATGCTGGACTCCTTCGGGTTCACCGAGCAGGAGCGCCCCGGCGTGCTGATCACGATCGACAAGCTCGACAAGATCGGCCCCGACGGCGTGGCCGCCGAGCTGCGCGAGCGAGGGGTCACGGCATCTGCCGTCGACGCGTTCGAGGCTTTCCTGACGCGCCCGCAGACTCTGGAGTACAACGCATACGGAGAACGGCAGATCCGCAAGGCACTGCCTGCGGGTGCGCCCGATGACATCGTCGCCCACCTGGTCGGTCTGGGGGACGCCGTCGTCGCCGCCCGACCGGATGCCGGGGAGCCGCCCCTGCAGTACGACCCGTTCCTGGTGCGCGGCATGGGCTACTACACGGGCACGATCTTCGAGCTCGCGCACCCCTCGGTCGGCTATTCCCTGGGTGGCGGCGGCCGCTATGACGGCATGATCGGCCGGTTCCTGGGCCAGCAGGTGCCTGCGGTCGGGTTCTCGATCGGCTTCGAGCGCATCGTCGATCTGGTCGCCGAGCAGGAGACGGATGCTGCGCAGGCCGTGGTGCTCGTGCACGACGCGGATGTCCCCGTCACTGAGCTGCTCGCGCACAAGGCAGCGCTGCTGCGGGACGGTGCCGTGGCGAGGGTGCGCGTGGAGCGCCGCCCGAAGAACCTGAAGGCGCTGCTGGAGCGCTCGGCGGCCGACGGCTACACCGGCTTCTCCTCCGTGCGTGCGGGCCAGGAGTCGGGCTCGATCGAGGTCAAGCCGCTGTCCTGA
- a CDS encoding MazG family protein, with product MRQVRERCVWSQRITHRDLVPYLIEESHEVIDAVETGDRAELREELGDLLWQVLFHSAVAAQHPDDPFDIDDVARGLTEKMVRRHPHVFGDAVATTPEEVLVHWNAAKAAEKRERRSVLDGVPAGMPALARAQKVLGRAVKILGDRPAEPVPEPVEGPASEAELGDALLALVAQARAQGWDAERALRERLRRIEADVRAAEVG from the coding sequence ATGCGACAGGTGCGCGAGCGCTGCGTGTGGTCGCAGCGGATCACGCACCGTGACCTGGTGCCGTATCTCATCGAGGAGTCGCACGAGGTGATCGACGCCGTCGAGACCGGCGATCGTGCGGAGCTGCGCGAGGAGCTCGGCGACCTGCTCTGGCAGGTGCTGTTCCATTCCGCCGTCGCCGCGCAGCATCCGGACGATCCCTTCGACATCGACGATGTGGCGCGTGGGCTGACCGAGAAGATGGTGCGCCGGCATCCGCACGTGTTCGGGGATGCCGTCGCGACGACGCCGGAGGAGGTACTCGTGCACTGGAACGCGGCGAAGGCCGCAGAGAAGCGTGAGCGCCGCAGCGTGCTCGATGGCGTGCCGGCGGGGATGCCCGCGCTCGCCCGCGCGCAGAAGGTGCTGGGCCGAGCCGTGAAGATCCTGGGGGATCGGCCTGCGGAACCGGTCCCTGAGCCCGTCGAGGGGCCGGCATCCGAAGCCGAACTCGGCGATGCTCTGCTTGCGCTCGTCGCTCAGGCACGCGCCCAGGGGTGGGATGCCGAGCGCGCCCTCCGCGAGCGTCTCCGCCGGATCGAAGCCGACGTCCGCGCCGCCGAGGTCGGCTGA
- a CDS encoding DUF1648 domain-containing protein, translating into MNPDVRRSRTAFLRVGLIAPLALLVAAAVVIVAWMPELPDPMAIHWGEEGVNGYAPKWAYIALGLGIGVAVVVLTAVFAMVAHRLPQSSVRPAVGPWSPTARFMGALNLGLGALIATIAVAGAWIQRGLSDAADAPGIGIPTLIGFVLMAVLTALGWFLQPRSPETEAEQPAPAGSIPLATTERAAWFGTATMARSGVIVLISALTLLAAMTVFFLAAGEDGSWILLIVTAVMAVLIGTMVVFRVRVNGEGLRVRSLLGWPNSRIPLDRIEKVETVQLDPFREFGGWGWRLALDGRRGVVLRAGEALQVTRTDGRVFVVTVDGASAAAATLDTLRAHTRHG; encoded by the coding sequence ATGAACCCAGACGTCCGCCGCTCCCGCACCGCCTTCCTTCGGGTGGGGCTGATCGCGCCGCTGGCGCTTCTCGTCGCGGCCGCCGTCGTGATCGTCGCCTGGATGCCCGAGCTGCCCGACCCGATGGCCATCCACTGGGGTGAGGAGGGCGTCAACGGCTACGCGCCGAAGTGGGCGTATATCGCCCTGGGGCTCGGAATCGGCGTCGCGGTGGTCGTCCTGACCGCCGTGTTCGCGATGGTGGCGCACCGTCTGCCGCAGAGCAGCGTGAGACCGGCCGTCGGCCCGTGGTCGCCGACAGCCCGGTTCATGGGAGCGCTCAACCTGGGTTTGGGTGCCTTGATCGCGACCATCGCAGTCGCCGGCGCCTGGATCCAGCGCGGACTGTCGGATGCCGCAGACGCGCCCGGCATCGGCATCCCGACCCTGATCGGCTTCGTCCTGATGGCGGTGCTCACTGCGCTCGGCTGGTTCCTGCAGCCGCGGAGTCCCGAGACCGAGGCGGAGCAGCCTGCTCCGGCGGGCAGCATCCCGCTGGCCACCACGGAGCGCGCGGCCTGGTTCGGCACGGCGACGATGGCGCGCAGCGGGGTGATCGTGCTCATCTCGGCGCTCACGCTGCTGGCGGCCATGACCGTGTTCTTCCTCGCGGCGGGTGAGGACGGCTCATGGATTCTCCTGATCGTGACCGCGGTGATGGCGGTGCTCATCGGGACCATGGTCGTGTTCCGGGTGCGAGTGAACGGAGAGGGTCTGCGCGTGCGCTCCCTGCTGGGGTGGCCGAACAGTCGCATCCCCCTGGATCGCATCGAGAAGGTCGAGACCGTGCAGCTCGACCCGTTCCGCGAGTTCGGCGGCTGGGGGTGGCGCCTCGCACTGGACGGGCGCCGGGGTGTGGTGCTGCGCGCCGGAGAAGCACTGCAGGTCACGCGGACCGACGGCCGGGTCTTCGTCGTCACCGTCGACGGCGCATCCGCCGCAGCGGCCACCCTCGATACGCTGCGCGCTCACACCCGACATGGCTGA
- the gdhA gene encoding NADP-specific glutamate dehydrogenase → MFDTVRALNPNEPEFHQAVHEVLHSIGPVLERHPEYVENGVLERLVEPERQIIFRVPWIDDSGRLQVNRGYRVQYNSALGPYKGGLRFHPSVNISIIKFLGFEQIFKNALTGQGIGGGKGGSNFDPHGKSEAEVMRFCQSFMNELYRHIGEHTDVPAGDIGVGGREIGYMFGMYRKITNRHESGILTGKGIGWGGAQVRTEATGYGAVFFVQEMLAVHGETLEGKRVAVSGSGNVAIYAIEKATQLGARAVTASDSSGYIIDDSGIDLSLLRQIKEVERGRIVEYANRRPGARFVEGGNVWEVPVDIAVPSATQNELNLESAEMLIANGVRAVAEGANMPSTPEAVGAFQDSEVLFAPGKAANAGGVATSALEMSQNASRQRWNFANSEQKLRDIMADIHDASFRAAERYGTPGDYVAGANIAGFERVADAMLAQGVI, encoded by the coding sequence ATCTTCGACACTGTGCGCGCGCTCAACCCGAACGAGCCGGAGTTCCACCAGGCGGTTCATGAAGTGCTGCACTCCATCGGCCCGGTCCTCGAGCGCCACCCCGAGTACGTCGAGAACGGCGTGCTCGAGCGACTGGTCGAGCCCGAACGGCAGATCATCTTCCGTGTGCCGTGGATCGACGACTCGGGCCGGCTGCAGGTGAACCGTGGCTACCGTGTGCAGTACAACTCCGCTCTCGGCCCGTACAAGGGCGGCCTGCGCTTCCACCCCTCGGTGAACATCTCCATCATCAAGTTCCTCGGCTTCGAGCAGATCTTCAAGAACGCGCTCACCGGCCAGGGCATCGGCGGTGGCAAGGGCGGCTCGAACTTCGACCCGCACGGCAAGAGCGAGGCCGAGGTGATGCGCTTCTGCCAGTCGTTCATGAACGAGCTGTACCGCCACATCGGTGAGCACACCGACGTGCCTGCGGGCGACATCGGCGTGGGTGGGCGCGAGATCGGCTACATGTTCGGCATGTACCGCAAGATCACGAACCGCCACGAATCCGGCATCCTCACCGGCAAGGGCATCGGCTGGGGCGGTGCGCAGGTGCGCACCGAGGCGACCGGCTACGGCGCGGTGTTCTTCGTGCAGGAGATGCTGGCCGTGCACGGCGAGACCCTCGAGGGCAAGCGGGTCGCGGTGTCCGGCTCCGGCAACGTCGCCATCTACGCGATCGAGAAGGCCACCCAGCTCGGCGCCCGCGCCGTGACGGCATCCGATTCCTCCGGGTACATCATCGACGACTCCGGCATCGATCTGAGTCTGCTGCGCCAGATCAAGGAGGTCGAGCGCGGCCGCATCGTCGAGTACGCGAACCGTCGCCCCGGCGCCCGTTTCGTCGAGGGTGGCAACGTCTGGGAGGTTCCGGTCGACATCGCCGTGCCCTCCGCCACGCAGAACGAGCTGAACCTCGAATCGGCCGAGATGCTCATCGCCAATGGCGTGCGCGCGGTCGCCGAGGGCGCCAACATGCCCTCCACTCCCGAGGCCGTGGGCGCGTTCCAGGACTCCGAGGTGCTGTTCGCACCGGGTAAGGCGGCGAACGCAGGCGGCGTGGCGACCTCGGCGCTGGAGATGAGCCAGAACGCCTCGCGTCAGCGCTGGAACTTCGCGAACAGCGAGCAGAAGCTGCGCGACATCATGGCCGACATCCACGATGCGTCGTTCCGCGCCGCTGAGCGCTACGGCACTCCCGGCGACTATGTCGCTGGCGCGAACATCGCCGGCTTCGAGCGCGTCGCCGACGCGATGCTCGCCCAGGGCGTGATCTGA
- a CDS encoding PaaI family thioesterase, which yields MKITPRRLAIGMSLWAPNLFSGIRVRRFSDDWTHATVELHVNLITRNYVKTAFGGSMSAMTDPYFFMLVMHQLGRDYVVWDTRGEIEFVKPGRGVLTAEFSVPKTRAQELRERARGGVKVLEWFETVITDADGDVVARVRREVYVREKKRVTAARTE from the coding sequence ATGAAGATCACCCCACGCCGGCTGGCGATCGGAATGAGCCTGTGGGCTCCGAACCTGTTCAGCGGCATCCGCGTGCGACGGTTCAGCGACGACTGGACGCATGCGACGGTCGAACTGCACGTGAACCTCATCACCCGCAACTACGTGAAGACCGCGTTCGGCGGTTCGATGTCGGCGATGACCGACCCGTACTTCTTCATGCTGGTCATGCATCAGCTCGGTCGCGACTACGTCGTGTGGGACACCCGCGGCGAGATCGAGTTCGTCAAGCCGGGCCGGGGCGTGCTGACCGCGGAGTTCTCGGTGCCGAAGACGCGCGCGCAGGAGCTGCGCGAGCGCGCACGCGGCGGCGTCAAGGTCCTGGAGTGGTTCGAGACCGTGATCACGGATGCCGACGGCGACGTCGTAGCGCGCGTGCGGCGCGAGGTGTACGTGCGAGAGAAGAAGCGCGTCACCGCCGCGCGCACCGAGTGA
- the cydB gene encoding cytochrome d ubiquinol oxidase subunit II, whose protein sequence is MEPLPVVWFIAIAVLWIGYLLLEGFDLGVGMHMVFSTRSERDRRVMLNTIGPVWDGNEVWLITAGAAMFAAFPAWYAALFSTLYVPLTITLVGLIVRAVGIEYRGKIHTERWRTVWTWMIGLGSLIAAFCIGAALALTSTGLPIDANGDRVGGPFVWLTLPAVLGGLAVVGFALVHGATFLGLKADGPVRDRAGRFAARWAPVCLAPAAVWAIWVQLEHGGSVVAWVLIALAVVAVAVGWFAARARREGIAFTGYAGFGLFGAAAIFTGMFPLVLPSTVDAAFDLTVWNAANGPYTLGVMTVVAGLSLPVILLYQAWSYWIFRKRVTPGMIPEVHIVLPAVLRAR, encoded by the coding sequence ATGGAACCGCTTCCCGTCGTCTGGTTCATCGCCATCGCCGTGCTCTGGATCGGATACCTGCTGCTGGAGGGCTTCGATCTCGGAGTCGGCATGCACATGGTGTTCTCCACCCGGTCCGAGCGCGATCGCCGGGTCATGCTGAACACCATCGGCCCCGTCTGGGACGGCAACGAGGTGTGGCTGATCACCGCAGGAGCGGCGATGTTCGCGGCCTTCCCCGCGTGGTACGCCGCGCTGTTCTCCACCCTGTACGTCCCGCTGACGATCACGCTGGTCGGGCTGATCGTGCGGGCCGTCGGCATCGAGTACCGCGGCAAGATCCACACCGAGCGCTGGCGCACCGTGTGGACGTGGATGATCGGGCTCGGTTCGCTGATCGCCGCCTTCTGCATCGGGGCGGCGCTGGCGCTGACCTCGACCGGACTTCCGATCGATGCCAACGGCGACCGCGTCGGCGGGCCGTTCGTCTGGCTGACCCTGCCGGCCGTGCTGGGCGGGCTCGCCGTGGTCGGCTTCGCACTGGTGCACGGGGCGACCTTCCTCGGGCTCAAGGCCGACGGTCCGGTGCGGGATCGGGCGGGGCGCTTCGCCGCGCGCTGGGCCCCAGTGTGCCTCGCGCCGGCGGCGGTGTGGGCGATCTGGGTGCAGCTCGAGCACGGCGGGAGCGTGGTGGCGTGGGTGCTCATCGCGCTGGCCGTGGTCGCAGTGGCGGTGGGCTGGTTCGCCGCACGCGCACGCCGTGAGGGCATCGCCTTCACTGGGTATGCCGGTTTCGGGCTGTTCGGCGCCGCAGCGATCTTCACCGGGATGTTCCCGCTGGTGCTGCCCTCGACGGTGGATGCTGCTTTCGATCTGACCGTGTGGAATGCGGCCAACGGTCCGTACACGCTGGGCGTGATGACGGTGGTCGCGGGGCTGTCGCTGCCGGTGATCCTGCTCTACCAGGCCTGGAGCTACTGGATCTTCCGCAAGCGCGTGACTCCGGGCATGATCCCCGAGGTGCACATCGTGCTGCCGGCGGTGCTGCGCGCCCGCTGA
- a CDS encoding GntR family transcriptional regulator: MLIRIDGDSATAIFDQVAASVRSDILTGHLIPGDRLPPAREVATALDINVHTVLRAYQQLRDEGLVDLRRGRGAVISASAGPLVDLAHDIHALVARASALGVSPATLASLVKDTTP; encoded by the coding sequence ATGCTCATCAGGATCGACGGCGACAGCGCCACTGCGATCTTCGACCAGGTCGCGGCCTCCGTGCGCTCCGACATCCTGACCGGCCATCTCATCCCCGGCGACCGCCTGCCGCCCGCCCGCGAGGTGGCCACCGCACTCGACATCAACGTGCACACCGTGCTGCGTGCCTATCAGCAGCTGCGCGACGAGGGCCTGGTCGACCTGCGTCGCGGCAGGGGAGCGGTGATCTCGGCATCCGCCGGTCCGCTGGTCGACCTCGCGCACGACATCCATGCGCTCGTCGCCCGTGCGTCAGCCCTCGGTGTCAGCCCCGCCACCCTCGCCTCTCTCGTGAAGGACACCACGCCATGA
- a CDS encoding CPBP family intramembrane glutamic endopeptidase, producing the protein MIRIRPLATIVYVVLAFALAWLIALPLWLGDGLATPGAALLLPVMMYTPAAAVLIVMLALRPVPKGQRLRFLGMWPLRPARRVIWMSVIGLFGAVAVIVVAMLLAAALGWFQADFAGLSGFQQSLEGLLPAGTELPPAGLLVAGQLIAIPFAAVTINALAAFGEEVGWRGFLVPALRQYGTWPALLISGAIWGLWHAPVILLGYNFARTDITGVLLMTGGCIVWGVLLGWLRLRSGSMWPAVFAHGAMNAAMGMPVIFIAAGTNFDPALGYGLGVSGWIVGAVVIVILLLTGQFRKQPALAEPRTPAQPGPAAS; encoded by the coding sequence ATGATCCGCATCCGACCGCTCGCCACCATCGTCTACGTCGTGCTGGCGTTCGCGCTCGCCTGGCTCATCGCCCTGCCGCTGTGGCTGGGGGACGGGCTGGCGACGCCGGGCGCCGCCCTGCTGCTGCCGGTGATGATGTACACGCCCGCCGCCGCGGTGCTCATCGTCATGCTCGCTCTCAGGCCCGTGCCGAAGGGGCAGCGGCTGAGGTTCCTGGGAATGTGGCCATTGCGTCCTGCCAGGCGAGTGATCTGGATGAGCGTGATCGGACTGTTCGGGGCCGTCGCCGTGATCGTCGTCGCGATGCTGCTGGCTGCCGCGCTGGGCTGGTTCCAGGCCGACTTCGCCGGTCTGTCCGGCTTCCAGCAGTCGCTGGAGGGGCTGCTTCCCGCCGGGACGGAGCTGCCGCCTGCCGGACTGCTCGTGGCCGGACAGCTCATCGCGATCCCGTTCGCCGCCGTCACGATCAACGCCCTCGCCGCGTTCGGTGAAGAGGTCGGCTGGCGAGGATTCCTCGTCCCCGCGCTGCGTCAGTACGGCACCTGGCCCGCCCTGCTGATCAGCGGCGCGATCTGGGGTCTGTGGCACGCGCCGGTCATCCTGCTCGGCTACAACTTCGCCCGCACCGACATCACCGGCGTGCTGCTGATGACCGGTGGATGCATCGTCTGGGGCGTGCTGCTGGGCTGGCTGCGACTGCGCAGCGGATCGATGTGGCCGGCCGTCTTCGCGCACGGTGCGATGAACGCGGCGATGGGGATGCCCGTCATCTTCATCGCGGCAGGGACGAACTTCGACCCCGCGCTCGGCTACGGACTGGGCGTCTCAGGCTGGATCGTCGGCGCCGTCGTGATCGTGATCCTGCTGCTGACCGGCCAGTTCCGGAAGCAGCCCGCGCTCGCGGAGCCGCGCACGCCCGCGCAGCCCGGCCCTGCGGCATCCTGA
- a CDS encoding O-methyltransferase: MDSTPRAWRAADDFLADTLVGRDPQLEAVLAAQHDAGLPEIEVAPVAGKLLNLLVRISGARRVLEIGTLGGYSTIWMARAVGDQGRVVTIEAEAAHAAVARASIEAAGLGERVDIRVGRGADVLPTLVGGFDLVFIDADKESNTIYLDWAAKLGHPGTVVVVDNIGREGEIANDATTDPRVIGTRDGLRMLGEDPRFDATALQTVGVKGWDGFAIAVVV, from the coding sequence ATGGACTCCACACCACGCGCGTGGCGCGCCGCAGACGACTTCCTCGCCGACACTCTCGTCGGGCGCGACCCGCAGCTGGAGGCCGTGCTCGCCGCGCAGCACGATGCCGGACTGCCGGAGATCGAGGTGGCTCCGGTCGCCGGGAAGCTGCTGAACCTGCTGGTGCGCATCTCCGGAGCACGCCGAGTGCTCGAGATCGGGACGCTGGGCGGGTACTCGACGATCTGGATGGCTCGCGCCGTCGGCGATCAGGGTCGCGTCGTGACGATCGAGGCCGAGGCCGCTCACGCCGCCGTCGCACGAGCGAGCATCGAGGCGGCGGGCCTGGGGGAGCGGGTGGACATCCGCGTGGGCCGTGGCGCGGATGTGCTGCCCACCCTGGTCGGCGGGTTCGACCTGGTCTTCATCGATGCCGACAAGGAGTCGAACACGATCTACCTGGACTGGGCGGCGAAGCTCGGACACCCGGGCACGGTGGTGGTCGTCGACAACATCGGCCGTGAGGGCGAGATCGCGAACGACGCCACGACCGACCCGCGCGTGATCGGCACCAGGGACGGACTTCGGATGCTGGGAGAGGACCCTCGCTTCGATGCCACCGCCCTGCAGACCGTAGGGGTCAAAGGCTGGGACGGCTTCGCCATCGCCGTGGTGGTGTGA
- a CDS encoding gamma carbonic anhydrase family protein: MMYEHLGARPRIHDTAVVAPTAVISGDVEIGPNCQVLHGAVITAEGGPIVLGEHVIVMENALIRATAANAVRIGDHTLVGTLASIAGATVGDEVFFASGARVFNGALVGPHCEIRVNAIVQRRAVLPEGTVVPIGWIAAGDPVRMFSPDQAEEIAEAMPELDFPGHVFGVDRDTPDLMVQLTERYASSLARHAHDRQV; encoded by the coding sequence ATGATGTACGAGCACCTCGGGGCTCGGCCCCGCATCCACGACACCGCCGTCGTGGCGCCGACCGCTGTGATCTCGGGCGATGTGGAGATCGGCCCGAACTGCCAGGTGCTGCACGGCGCCGTGATCACCGCCGAGGGTGGGCCGATCGTCCTGGGCGAGCATGTCATCGTGATGGAGAACGCGCTCATCCGCGCGACCGCGGCCAACGCGGTGCGCATCGGCGATCACACGCTCGTCGGCACGCTTGCGAGCATCGCCGGGGCCACCGTGGGTGACGAGGTGTTCTTCGCATCCGGTGCCCGGGTGTTCAACGGCGCGCTGGTGGGGCCGCACTGCGAGATCCGCGTCAATGCGATCGTGCAGCGCAGGGCCGTTCTTCCTGAGGGCACCGTCGTGCCGATCGGCTGGATCGCCGCGGGGGATCCGGTGCGGATGTTCTCGCCCGACCAGGCCGAGGAGATCGCCGAGGCCATGCCCGAGCTCGACTTCCCCGGCCACGTCTTCGGGGTGGACCGAGACACCCCCGACCTGATGGTGCAGCTCACCGAGCGCTACGCCAGTTCCCTGGCCCGCCACGCCCACGACCGCCAGGTCTGA
- a CDS encoding Na+/H+ antiporter NhaA encodes MRISANPLRGQQFPAGLLLAAAAIGLLFANLPTHDAIAAVLDAHIAIPGTALDLSVHEWVADGLLAIFFLVVAIELRYELTHGELNSLHKAVQPAIAAGGGVLVPILIYLLIAGPSSPSGTLTAVGWPIPTATDIAFALGVLAMFGKGLPAAVRVFLLALAILDDIIGIVFIAVLFAHDVNWLNFALAVVAVTVFAVLSRVLAKSGSAMLAVLMGVIGVIAWGLMAVSGIHATIAGVLLGLFMSPAPAEKTRHGLEPTVNGAILPVFAFVAAFVVIPHVAPSELSPAFWAILIALPVGKIIGITLFGWLSLQLRPRGTAAALVLPDVLAAGVLGGIGFTVSLLLANLAFAGDSAVRDEAILGVLGGSLIALALSGAFVSMRARHYRMLAKAA; translated from the coding sequence ATGCGCATCTCGGCCAATCCCCTCAGAGGGCAGCAGTTCCCCGCAGGCCTCCTGCTCGCCGCGGCGGCCATCGGCCTGCTGTTCGCGAACCTGCCGACCCACGACGCGATCGCGGCCGTCCTCGACGCGCACATCGCCATCCCCGGCACCGCCCTGGATCTGTCGGTGCACGAGTGGGTGGCCGACGGGCTGCTCGCGATCTTCTTCCTCGTCGTCGCGATCGAGCTGCGGTACGAGCTGACGCACGGCGAGCTGAACTCACTGCACAAGGCCGTGCAGCCGGCGATCGCGGCCGGCGGCGGTGTGCTGGTGCCGATCCTCATCTACCTGCTGATCGCCGGGCCGTCCTCGCCCTCGGGCACTTTGACCGCGGTCGGCTGGCCGATCCCCACCGCGACCGACATCGCCTTCGCCCTCGGCGTGCTGGCCATGTTCGGCAAGGGGCTGCCGGCAGCCGTGCGGGTGTTCCTGCTGGCGCTGGCGATCCTCGACGACATCATCGGCATCGTCTTCATCGCGGTGCTGTTCGCACACGACGTGAACTGGCTGAACTTCGCCCTGGCCGTGGTCGCCGTGACGGTGTTCGCTGTGCTGAGTCGCGTGCTGGCCAAGAGCGGCTCGGCGATGCTCGCGGTGCTGATGGGCGTCATCGGCGTGATCGCCTGGGGGCTCATGGCAGTCTCGGGCATCCATGCCACCATCGCCGGCGTGCTGCTGGGCCTGTTCATGTCGCCCGCGCCCGCTGAGAAGACGCGGCACGGGCTGGAGCCCACAGTGAACGGCGCGATCCTGCCCGTGTTCGCCTTCGTGGCGGCATTCGTCGTGATCCCGCACGTGGCGCCCTCCGAGCTGTCGCCGGCGTTCTGGGCGATCCTGATCGCCCTTCCCGTCGGGAAGATCATCGGAATCACGCTGTTCGGATGGCTGAGCCTGCAGCTGCGGCCGCGAGGCACCGCTGCCGCCCTGGTGCTGCCCGACGTCCTCGCGGCGGGCGTGCTCGGCGGCATCGGGTTCACCGTTTCGCTGCTGCTGGCCAATCTCGCCTTCGCGGGCGACTCGGCGGTGCGCGACGAGGCGATCCTCGGCGTGCTCGGCGGCTCGCTGATCGCACTGGCACTGTCGGGCGCATTCGTCTCGATGCGCGCACGGCATTATCGGATGCTGGCGAAGGCCGCCTGA